The Streptomyces fungicidicus nucleotide sequence GCGTCCCGGGGGTGGCGGCGTTCTCCTCGAGGACCGCCGCCATGGACAGCACCTTGGCGGTGGAGCCGGGCTCGAAGGCGTCCTGCAGGGCCGCGTTGCCGAGCGCCTCCGGGTCGGCCTCGGACAGGTCGTTGGGGTCGAAGCCGGGCGCGTTGGCCATGGCGAGGACCTCGCCGGTGCGGGTGTCCTGGACGATGACGTAGCCGCGGTCCGCCCGGGACTCCTCCACCTGCTCGCTGATGGCGTTCTGCGCGGCCCACTGGATGTCGCGGTCGATGGTGAGCTCGACGTCGCTGCCGGGCACGGCCGGGGTCCCGCTGGAGCCCGCGGTCGGCACGAGACGGCCGCCGGACTGGGCGTAGCGGATCTTGCCGTCCTCGCCGGCCAGCCGCTTCTCGAGCTGGAGCTCGACGCCGCCGCCGCCCCGGCCCTCGGCGTTGACCCAGCCCAGTATCCCGGCGGCGAGCTCGCTGTTCGGGTACACCCGCTTGCTGGTGGGCACGGCGAGGACGCCGGCCAGGACGTTGGCGGTGGCCCCCTCGGCCCCGGACTGCTTGGCGAGCGTGGCCTTCAGGTCCTTGATCTGCTTCCACACCTGCGGCGTCTGGCGGCCGGCCAGCTTGACGTAGCGCAGCGCCTCGTTCTCCGGCCGCAGCTTCCTGACCAGATCGTCCTGGTCCTGCCCGAGGATCGGGGCGAGGAGGGCGGCGGCCTGCTCGGGGCCGTCGGGGATCTTCAGCTCGTCCGGGGCGAACAGGGTGGGGTCGGCGGTGATGTCGTAGGCGTCCTCGCTGGTCGCCAGGGCCACGCCGTGGCGGTCGGTGATCTCACCGCGTTCGGCGGCCAGCACCTGGCCGACGTAGCGGTTCTGGTCGGCCTTGGCGGCGTAGGTGCTCGCGTCGACGGCCTGCACCTGGAACAGGCGTACGACGAAGGCGAGCATGACCAGGGTGAGGGCGAACCCGATCAGGCGCAGCCGGGGGCGCGGACTGCCCAGCCGGATGACCTTCGGCGGCGCGGGCCGGGGGCCGGCGGGCCTCCGGGCCGGGCGGGCGCCGGGGCCGGGGCGCTGTCCGGTGCCCGGGCGGACGGGCCTGGCGGGGCCGGGCACCCGGCGACGGGGCGGTTCCCTGTCGGACACTTCCGTCACCTGCCGGGGGTCGACGCGGAGGAGGGCGTGGGGGCGGCGTCCGCCGGGTCCGGCGCTGTGGTGGGCGGCGGGACGGTCGCGGTGGCCAGCGCCTCGGGGGCGAGGACCAGGGGGGCGCGGACGGCGGCGGCCGGGCTGGGGACGCCCTTGACCTTGCCGTCGGGGCCGAGGAAGGCGGGGTCGCCGCCGGGCACCATGCCGAGCTCGCGGGCGCGGCGCTGGAGGGCGTCGGGCGCGGCGTAGGCGTCGATGTCCCGCTGCAGGGCCTGTTCCTCGTCGGTGA carries:
- a CDS encoding peptidoglycan D,D-transpeptidase FtsI family protein, whose amino-acid sequence is MSDREPPRRRVPGPARPVRPGTGQRPGPGARPARRPAGPRPAPPKVIRLGSPRPRLRLIGFALTLVMLAFVVRLFQVQAVDASTYAAKADQNRYVGQVLAAERGEITDRHGVALATSEDAYDITADPTLFAPDELKIPDGPEQAAALLAPILGQDQDDLVRKLRPENEALRYVKLAGRQTPQVWKQIKDLKATLAKQSGAEGATANVLAGVLAVPTSKRVYPNSELAAGILGWVNAEGRGGGGVELQLEKRLAGEDGKIRYAQSGGRLVPTAGSSGTPAVPGSDVELTIDRDIQWAAQNAISEQVEESRADRGYVIVQDTRTGEVLAMANAPGFDPNDLSEADPEALGNAALQDAFEPGSTAKVLSMAAVLEENAATPGTHVVVPNRLHRGDRLFKDDIDHPTWYLTLNGVLAKSSNIGTILATGQLGKTQAQANKVLYDYLRRFGLGSQTGLGFPGETKGILAAPGDWSTSQQYTIPFGQGVSINAMQAASVYSTIANGGVRVEPTLVRGSKGPDGRFTPAPEPERTRVVSEKTAKTLARMLESVVDDEEGTGTKARIPGYRVAGKTGTANRVDPATGKYHGYTSSFAGFAPADKPRITVYCAIQNATEGSYFGGQICGPVYKQVMEFALKTLQVPPTGAAPAALPVTFKP
- a CDS encoding septum formation initiator family protein, translating into MSRKPELKGRPELRGRAARLARLLPTGRAQAARTPFVLLVVVLLGGGLIGLLVLNSALSEGAFQLDDLQQETKNLTDEEQALQRDIDAYAAPDALQRRARELGMVPGGDPAFLGPDGKVKGVPSPAAAVRAPLVLAPEALATATVPPPTTAPDPADAAPTPSSASTPGR